In Macadamia integrifolia cultivar HAES 741 chromosome 1, SCU_Mint_v3, whole genome shotgun sequence, a single window of DNA contains:
- the LOC122072379 gene encoding transmembrane 9 superfamily member 7-like has product MHPYREKGLCYNDGEKLAAGHKCKPRQLFLLVYEDDALTTNLLGEDSSPGHRCKSRQLFLLLYEGDSPTVDLLDEDSSTYVEPFISVVLILYHAMSGHSSPSTLWLSQTIVGTPMQVQINGGSVDFVQGRAAQCLGLVIEPAPNINVLVGNSDCNSKGIERNLPEILRNDLQVPRQRRDVSQLTTHANGFCVGFKGSYVGRKVEKYFINNHSGFKVMYHKNLETASACTVGFEVAPISITHLVRDTKNIIKGKKMVFTHDVSFKLSEFKWATHWDTYLLMNDDQIHWFSIINFLMIFLFFYDIRTLCRDIANYSQSETKDEAQEETAGWELVHGNVFRPPVNSGLLCFYVGTWVQIFGMTLVPISFALLGFLSPLNRRRLKTTTVLLWVFMGLIAGYSAHWYKVFKGAKWKRNTLKATFIFHGILFAILFALNALIWGEQFFGALPFGTMFALAFLWLGISVPLVFMGNYLGFKSPAIKDPTEINKIPIEITKKAWYMKPAFSILIGGILPFGAVFVELCFILTSIWLNQFYYIFSPLQASDNVGKVACKLDLSAMAKSCLKQRDCEVRHVLVHCGGLPWKRLNGKTLRSSSSPHSNLEDKVLLEEDGNVTTQHDMEELISNTFATTAPHLARRNMQTS; this is encoded by the coding sequence ATGCATCCCTATCGAGAGAAAGGCCTATGCTACAATGATGGTGAAAAACTCGCCGCTGGCCACAAATGTAAGCCTCGCCAACTGTTTTTGCTTGTATACGAGGATGATGCCCTAACTACAAATTTGTTGGGTGAAGACTCCTCCCCTGGCCACAGATGTAAATCTCGCCAGCTATTTTTGCTTCTGTATGAGGGTGATTCCCCAACTGTGGATCTATTGGATGAAGATTCATCAACATATGTCGAACCTTTCATTTCGGTCGTCTTGATTTTGTATCATGCCATGTCTGGCCACTCTTCCCCTTCGACCTTGTGGTTGTCACAGACTATCGTTGGAACTCCGATGCAAGTTCAGATCAATGGTGGCAGCGTTGACTTTGTCCAAGGCCGGGCCGCCCAATGCCTTGGTCTTGTTATTGAACCCGCTCCCAATATCAACGTTTTGGTTGGCAATAGTGATTGCAACAGCAAAGGGATTGAGAGAAACCTCCCTGAAATTTTAAGAAATGATCTTCAAGTGCCTCGTCAAAGAAGGGATGTAAGCCAGCTAACAACTCATGCAAATGGTTTTTGTGTTGGATTCAAGGGATCCTATGTTGGGAGAAAAGTTGAGAAATATTTTATCAATAATCACTCAGGCTTCAAAGTCATGTATCACAAGAACCTTGAGACTGCTTCTGCTTGCACGGTTGGCTTTGAGGTTGCTCCAATCAGCATCACTCATTTGGTAAGAGACaccaaaaatataattaaaggtAAGAAGATGGTATTTACACATGATGTTTCTTTCAAGCTTAGTGAATTCAAGTGGGCAACTCATTGGGACACCTATCTCCTTATGAATGATGATCAAATCCATTGGTTCTCCATTATCAATTTTCTGATGATTTTCCTGTTCTTTTATGATATAAGAACTCTTTGTAGAGATATCGCCAACTATAGTCAGTCGGAGACCAAGGATGAAGCCCAAGAGGAAACGGCAGGGTGGGAGCTTGTCCATGGAAATGTTTTCAGGCCCCCTGTCAATTCTGGTTTACTTTGTTTCTATGTTGGAACATGGGTCCAGATTTTTGGAATGACACTTGTTCCAATAAGTTTTGCATTACTGGGTTTCCTATCACCTTTAAACCGAAGGCGGCTTAAGACTACCACGGTTCTCTTGTGGGTTTTTATGGGTTTAATTGCAGGTTATTCAGCTCATTGGTACAAGGTGTTCAAGGGagcaaaatggaagagaaatacTTTGAAAGCTACATTCATTTTTCATGGTATACTCTTTGCAATCTTGTTTGCGTTGAATGCACTCATATGGGGAGAGCAGTTTTTTGGTGCGTTGCCCTTTGGTACCATGTTTGCTCTTGCATTCTTATGGTTGGGTATATCAGTACCATTGGTTTTTATGGGTAACTATTTGGGTTTCAAAAGCCCAGCTATTAAGGACCCAACGGAGATAAATAAGATCCCAATAGAGATAACAAAGAAGGCCTGGTACATGAAACCAGCCTTTTCTATTCTTATTGGAGGAATACTTCCCTTTGGAGCTGTGTTTGTTGAACTCTGTTTCATCTTGACATCAATATGGTTGAACCAGTTCTACTACATCTTCAGTCCCTTGCAAGCCTCAGACAATGTGGGCAAGGTCGCGTGTAAACTAGACTTATCGGCCATGGCAAAAAGTTGCCTCAAGCAACGGGATTGCGAGGTAAGACATGTTCTAGTCCACTGCGGTGGTTTACCTTGGAAGAGGCTTAATGGGAAGACATTACGTTCTTCATCGTCGCCCCACTcgaaccttgaggacaaggttctTTTGGAAGAAGATGGCAATGTTACGACTCAGCATGACATGGAGGAGTTGATAAGTAACACTTTTGCCACGACAGCACCCCACTTGGCAAGGAGAAACATGCAAACCTCATGA
- the LOC122072363 gene encoding L-type lectin-domain containing receptor kinase IX.1-like, with protein MLIWFPQVFATRILINELASKFEEEWLRELWIQASASNLNRNHGSYIIWELASSIYKVLPATSLSFNFPSFNNSLINIYIKPQLDATVSDTIIDLTRNKGDKSSIGTQGGVLYNDPVHLWDKKTGNLTNFTTHFSFTLKNTIYTNTIGDGLTFFLAHYGFEIDGYFGGGGFGGGGLGLFCNQPVDNTPTNRSIVAVEFDTCQNYWDPDSNQIGIDIYSIVSVNHSSCNSSLWNFMRNNGIPWEVTVTYDSSSHNLSVILTCSNQSVSGEICSLNHIVDLREYLPEEVTIGFSAANGYASELHQLNSWDFSSSLEIDNSNEGGVAPAPAPAPAPAPTPAWGTNEGVRTSTQQGGISMKKKIGIAVGGAAMIMITVLGLFWFFKWRKNRENKADDDVVLDVPTGPREFSYAELSRATRNFDEKQKLGEGGFGGVYRGFMSDLNMDVAVKRISKGSRQGIKEYSSEVKIISRLRHRNLVHLVGWCHQRKELLLVYEFMPNGSLDSHLFRKRSSLTWELRYKIALDLASALQYLHEGWDQCIIHRDIKSSNVILDSNFNAKLGDFGLARLVDNERGSQATNVASAMGGRLVEGEKGEKGAQTTNVAGTMGYMAPEYVLTGKASKESDVYSFGIVLLEIACGRKPVERKANPSEVGLVGWVWELYGSQKHLEAADPRLSMDSDKQELECMIVVGLWCAQQDYDLRPSIGQAINVLKFDSPLPILPYRRVPISSLHST; from the exons ATGTTGATCTGGTTTCCACAAGTCTTTGCAACTAGAATCCTGATAAATGAATTGGCATCCAAGTTCGAAGAGGAGTGGCTCAGAGAGTTGTGGATCCAAGCTTCAGCTTCAAACCTAAATCGAAATCATGGGTCGTATATCATCTGGGAATTGGCATCTTCAATCTACAAAG TCCTTCCTGCAACATCATTGAGCTTCAACTTTCCCAGTTTCAATAATTCACTAATTAATATTTACATCAAGCCCCAGCTAGATGCAACAGTCTCTGATACAATCATTGACCTCACACGAAACAAAGGGGACAAATCCAGTATTGGTACTCAGGGAGGAGTTTTGTATAATGATCCAGTTCATCTCTGGGACAAGAAGACGGGAAACCTAACCAACTTCACCACCCATTTCTCCTTCACTCTAAAGAATACCATATACACCAACACCATTGGAGATGGACTTACTTTCTTCCTTGCTCACTATGGTTTTGAAATCGACGGTTATTTTGGAGGTGGTGGATTTGGTGGTGGTGGCCTTGGTCTTTTCTGCAACCAACCTGTAGACAATACCCCAACGAATAGGTCCATCGTTGCAGTGGAATTCGATACATGTCAGAATTATTGGGACCCAGATTCCAATCAGATAGGTATCGACATCTATTCCATCGTATCTGTAAACCATAGCTCATGCAATAGTAGTCTTTGGAATTTTATGAGAAATAATGGTATCCCTTGGGAGGTTACGGTTACTTATGATTCAAGTTCCCATAACTTGAGTGTTATATTGACTTGTTCTAATCAATCTGTTTCTGGTGAGATCTGTAGCCTTAACCATATTGTTGATCTGAGGGAATATCTTCCAGAAGAGGTCACTATTGGGTTTTCTGCAGCCAATGGATATGCCTCCGAGCTACATCAGCTCAACTCCTGGGACTTCAGCTCGAGTTTGGAAATTGATAATTCGAATGAAGGAGGTGTGGCCCCTGCGCCTGCACCCGCGCCCGCACCCGCGCCCACACCAGCATGGGGGACCAATGAAGGTGTACGCACAAGCACCCAACAAGGGGGCATATCCATGAAAAAAAAGATAGGAATCGCAGTGGGCGGAGCTGCCATGATCATGATTACAGTCttgggtttgttttggtttttcaagTGGAGAAAGAATCGAGAAAATAAAGCAGATGATGATGTGGTCTTAGATGTGCCCACGGGACCTAGGGAGTTCTCGTATGCTGAATTATCTAGAGCAACTAGGAACTTTGATGAGAAACAAAAGCTGGGAGAGGGAGGATTTGGAGGCGTTTATAGAGGCTTCATGAGTGATCTCAACATGGATGTTGCTGTGAAAAGGATCTCTAAAGGGTCTAGACAAGGGATAAAGGAGTATTCATCGGAGGTGAAGATCATTAGTAGATTGCGGCATAGGAACCTCGTGCACCTTGTTGGTTGGTGCCACCAACGGAAAGAGCTACTTCTTGTGTATGAGTTCATGCCCAATGGAAGCCTTGATTCCCATCTATTTCGAAAAAGGAGTTCCTTGACATGGGAGTTGAGATACAAGATAGCTCTTGACTTAGCCTCTGCATTACAGTATTTGCATGAAGGGTGGGATCAATGTATCATCCACAGGGATATTAAATCCAGCAATGTAATTCTAGATTCCAACTTCAATGCTAAACTAGGGGATTTTGGTCTGGCTAGGCTTGTGGATAATGAGAGGGGGTCACAAGCAACTAATGTAGCTAGTGCCATGGGAGGAAGGCTTGTGGAAGgggagaaaggggagaaaggggCACAAACAACCAATGTAGCTGGAACCATGGGATACATGGCACCTGAATATGTTCTTACTGGGAAGGCTAGCAAAGAATCTGATGTGTATAGCTTTGGCATTGTTCTCTTAGAAATTGCTTGTGGGAGAAAACCTGTTGAGAGAAAGGCTAACCCAAGTGAAGTAGGTTTGGTAGGATGGGTTTGGGAGCTCTATGGAAGTCAAAAGCATCTCGAAGCGGCTGACCCACGTCTATCTATGGATTCTGACAAACAAGAATTAGAGTGCATGATTGTTGTAGGGCTGTGGTGTGCTCAACAAGATTACGATCTTCGACCTTCTATTGGGCAAGCTATTAATGTTCTCAAATTTGACTCTCCATTGCCTATTCTTCCATATCGGAGGGTGCCTATTTCTTCTCTCCATTCAACATGA